In Rhizobium sp. N324, a single genomic region encodes these proteins:
- a CDS encoding esterase-like activity of phytase family protein translates to MAGKRLCSAALIAFCIAAGACPAWASDVPIISRQISDFKIGSSQTTFGSLEFLGGLEMVSSKALFGSLSSIRFRQDQKHFVVVLDTGQWLTGSIERDVKGRLSGLADVEITPMKNSAGRSFEGKGHMDAEGLAFDGDRILVSFEQDHRVDVYPDPGFAESSAIATLPILIPRKMLSENRGIETIAVAPASSPLKGGVVIVSERGLDSDGNRLAAILSGPLKGRFAVARDGSFDVTDGAFLPNGDLLLLERRFNMAEGIGMRLRRVRGADIKPGAVVDGDLLLEGNFNSQIDNMEGLDAFQAADGTTHIILVSDDNHSLLQRNLMLEFRLSERPASN, encoded by the coding sequence TTGGCTGGTAAGCGCCTTTGCAGTGCGGCGTTGATCGCTTTCTGTATCGCCGCCGGCGCTTGCCCCGCATGGGCGAGCGACGTGCCGATCATTAGCCGGCAAATCTCCGATTTCAAGATCGGCTCTTCGCAGACGACATTCGGCTCGCTGGAATTTCTCGGCGGCCTGGAGATGGTTTCCAGCAAAGCGCTGTTCGGCTCGCTCTCCTCCATCCGCTTCCGGCAGGATCAAAAACATTTCGTTGTGGTGCTCGACACCGGCCAATGGCTGACCGGCAGTATCGAGCGCGACGTCAAGGGCAGGCTTTCCGGCCTTGCCGATGTCGAGATCACCCCGATGAAGAACAGTGCCGGGCGCAGCTTCGAGGGCAAGGGCCATATGGATGCCGAGGGCCTGGCGTTCGACGGCGACCGGATCCTGGTCTCCTTCGAGCAGGATCACCGCGTCGATGTCTACCCCGATCCGGGTTTTGCCGAATCGAGCGCGATCGCTACTTTGCCGATCCTCATTCCTCGCAAGATGCTGAGCGAGAACCGCGGCATCGAGACCATCGCCGTGGCGCCCGCATCGAGCCCGCTCAAGGGCGGCGTGGTCATCGTCTCCGAACGTGGTCTCGACAGCGACGGCAACCGGCTGGCGGCCATTTTGAGCGGGCCGCTGAAAGGGCGCTTCGCGGTCGCCCGCGACGGCAGCTTCGACGTCACCGACGGCGCCTTCCTGCCGAACGGCGACTTGCTGCTCCTGGAGCGCCGCTTCAACATGGCCGAAGGCATCGGCATGCGCCTTCGGCGCGTCAGGGGCGCCGATATCAAGCCCGGGGCTGTCGTCGACGGCGACTTGCTGCTCGAAGGCAACTTCAACTCTCAGATCGACAATATGGAAGGGCTCGACGCCTTCCAGGCCGCCGACGGCACCACCCATATCATCCTGGTGTCGGACGACAATCATTCGCTCCTGCAGCGCAACCTGATGCTGGAATTCCGGCTCTCTGAGCGACCGGCGTCAAATTGA
- the yddG gene encoding aromatic amino acid exporter YddG has product MKLRATLIGFTAILMWSFLALFTAASGKMPPFQLSAICFAIGSLPGLAALILKPSRLALLKQPARVWITGISGLFGYHFLYFTALRNAPAVEAGLIAYLWPLLIVVGSALLPGERLRWYHVAGALAGLCGTFLIVGRNGIDFNGAYAVGYGAAFLCAFTWSGYSLLTRRFDAVSTDVVTGFCLATSILSLFCHLGLETTVWPATAFEWLAVTGLGLLPVGAAFYAWDHGVKNGDIQILGAASYAAPLLSTLILTLFGFAEPSWRIALACLLVTGGAVLAARDMFRRKIQPAVAAE; this is encoded by the coding sequence GTGAAGCTTCGCGCGACATTGATCGGTTTTACCGCCATCCTGATGTGGTCGTTCCTGGCGCTGTTCACCGCCGCCTCCGGCAAGATGCCGCCGTTCCAGCTGTCGGCCATCTGCTTTGCGATCGGCAGCCTTCCCGGTCTCGCCGCGCTGATCCTCAAGCCCTCACGCTTGGCGCTGCTGAAGCAGCCGGCCAGGGTCTGGATCACCGGCATCTCAGGGTTGTTCGGCTATCATTTCCTCTATTTCACCGCGCTCCGGAACGCGCCGGCGGTGGAGGCGGGGCTGATCGCCTATCTCTGGCCGCTGCTGATCGTCGTCGGCTCGGCGCTGCTGCCGGGCGAACGGCTGCGCTGGTATCACGTGGCCGGCGCCCTTGCCGGGCTTTGCGGCACCTTCCTGATCGTCGGCCGCAACGGCATCGATTTCAACGGCGCCTATGCCGTCGGCTACGGCGCCGCTTTCCTCTGCGCCTTCACCTGGTCCGGTTACTCGCTGCTGACCCGGCGCTTCGACGCCGTCTCCACCGATGTCGTCACCGGCTTCTGCCTGGCGACCTCGATCCTGTCGCTCTTCTGCCATCTCGGCCTGGAGACCACCGTCTGGCCGGCAACGGCTTTCGAATGGCTCGCCGTCACCGGGCTCGGGCTCCTGCCGGTCGGTGCGGCCTTCTATGCCTGGGATCACGGTGTCAAGAACGGCGATATCCAGATCCTCGGCGCGGCCAGTTATGCCGCACCGCTGCTGTCGACGCTGATTCTGACGCTGTTCGGTTTTGCCGAGCCGAGCTGGCGCATCGCGCTTGCCTGCCTGCTCGTCACCGGCGGCGCGGTGCTGGCCGCCCGGGACATGTTCCGCCGCAAGATCCAGCCGGCCGTTGCGGCGGAATGA
- a CDS encoding VUT family protein has protein sequence MLKTRYTIAYVALMTLVVVASNFLVQFPLNAEVAGINLADILTWGAFSYPVAFLITDLTNRQFGPQAARKVVLAGFVVGVTLSFFTSVPRIAIASGSAYLAGQLLDIAVFNRLRRQAWWRAPLVGSLIGSALDTVMFFSLSFAAFFVFLGPNEPFALEAAPILGVFAAEAPRWISWALGDFAVKMIVGLVMLLPYGALMNVLRPMQAARAS, from the coding sequence ATGCTGAAGACCCGCTATACCATTGCCTATGTCGCACTGATGACGCTCGTCGTCGTCGCCTCCAACTTCCTCGTCCAGTTTCCGCTGAACGCCGAAGTCGCCGGCATCAACCTCGCCGACATCCTGACCTGGGGCGCCTTTTCCTATCCGGTCGCCTTCCTGATCACCGATCTGACCAACCGCCAGTTCGGCCCGCAGGCCGCCCGCAAGGTCGTCCTTGCTGGCTTCGTCGTCGGCGTGACGCTGTCCTTCTTCACCTCGGTGCCGCGCATCGCCATTGCCTCCGGCTCGGCCTATCTCGCCGGCCAGCTGCTCGATATCGCCGTCTTCAACCGCCTTCGCCGCCAGGCCTGGTGGCGCGCCCCGCTCGTCGGCTCGCTGATCGGCTCGGCGCTCGATACGGTGATGTTCTTCTCGCTGTCCTTCGCCGCATTTTTCGTCTTCCTCGGCCCGAACGAACCCTTCGCGCTTGAGGCGGCTCCCATCCTCGGCGTCTTCGCGGCTGAGGCGCCGCGCTGGATCTCCTGGGCGCTCGGCGATTTCGCCGTCAAGATGATCGTCGGCCTCGTCATGCTCTTGCCCTATGGCGCGTTGATGAACGTGCTGCGGCCGATGCAGGCCGCCCGCGCCAGCTAA
- a CDS encoding DUF3108 domain-containing protein yields MAHSGRRIFISAIAALLALPASAAEIQHRTEYRVTLAGLPIARAAFLTKIEDDHSYNIAGSINSAGLADLVTTISAKTSVTGVVRNDRLQAQNYSLYYKTGKKARVYEVSYRNGNIISATTTPPPKRPKNWIDVTPRDMRSVLDPISGLVFTGDTKVCSQTLPIFDGETRMDLVLSPKGDEDFSTNGFKGKATVCGVRFVPRSGYKKGRKDIDYLSKSDRMEIWFAKSDAANVYAPVYVRIPTEYGMVTITAVKYGSNS; encoded by the coding sequence ATGGCTCATTCGGGCAGACGGATTTTCATTTCGGCCATCGCAGCGCTGCTAGCCTTACCGGCATCGGCGGCCGAAATCCAGCATCGGACGGAATACCGGGTGACGCTCGCCGGCTTGCCGATCGCGCGCGCCGCGTTCCTGACCAAGATCGAGGACGATCACAGCTATAACATCGCCGGCAGCATCAACTCGGCCGGGCTTGCCGATCTGGTCACGACGATTTCGGCCAAAACCAGCGTCACCGGCGTCGTTCGCAACGACAGGCTGCAGGCGCAGAATTATTCGCTCTACTACAAAACCGGCAAGAAGGCCCGCGTCTACGAGGTCAGCTACCGCAACGGCAATATCATCTCGGCGACGACGACGCCGCCGCCGAAGCGTCCGAAGAACTGGATCGACGTGACGCCGCGCGACATGCGCTCGGTGCTCGATCCGATCTCCGGCCTGGTTTTTACCGGTGACACCAAGGTCTGCTCGCAGACGCTGCCGATCTTCGACGGCGAGACGCGTATGGATCTGGTGCTGTCGCCGAAGGGCGACGAGGATTTTTCGACCAACGGCTTCAAGGGCAAGGCGACGGTCTGCGGCGTGCGCTTCGTGCCGCGCTCGGGCTACAAGAAGGGCCGCAAGGATATCGACTATCTGAGCAAGAGCGACCGGATGGAAATCTGGTTTGCCAAGTCGGACGCGGCAAATGTATACGCTCCGGTTTATGTGCGCATTCCCACAGAATATGGAATGGTGACGATCACTGCGGTCAAATACGGCAGCAACAGCTGA
- a CDS encoding ATP-binding protein gives MVRIHVMGASGSGTTSLGLALADRLDIAHLDTDDFFWLPTDPPFTMPRDADQRIQLLLEETGRPGGWVLSGSALKWGGPLEPLYDLIVFLRIEPELRMARIRARETARYGDRIGPGGDMEVKSGQFLEWAASYDTAGPERRSLSAHEQWLETQTAPVLRLDSSLEIDELAAQVLLHPAIAAGAARRRP, from the coding sequence ATGGTGCGCATTCATGTCATGGGCGCGTCCGGTTCCGGCACGACATCGCTCGGTCTTGCGCTCGCCGACAGGCTCGATATCGCCCATCTCGACACCGACGACTTCTTCTGGCTGCCGACCGATCCGCCGTTCACGATGCCGCGGGATGCCGATCAGCGCATCCAGCTGCTGCTCGAGGAGACGGGCCGGCCCGGCGGCTGGGTTCTATCAGGATCGGCGCTGAAATGGGGCGGGCCGCTCGAGCCGCTTTACGATCTGATCGTCTTCCTCAGGATCGAGCCGGAGCTCCGGATGGCGCGCATCCGGGCGCGGGAGACCGCCCGATACGGCGACAGGATCGGGCCGGGCGGCGACATGGAAGTCAAAAGCGGGCAATTCCTGGAATGGGCGGCAAGTTACGACACGGCCGGGCCCGAACGCCGCAGTCTTTCCGCGCATGAGCAGTGGCTGGAAACGCAGACGGCGCCGGTGCTGCGCCTCGATTCATCGCTTGAGATCGACGAACTGGCCGCGCAGGTCCTTCTGCATCCCGCCATCGCCGCCGGAGCGGCTCGGCGGCGTCCTTAA
- the rpmB gene encoding 50S ribosomal protein L28, with protein MSRVCELTGKAVLTGNNVSHANNKTKRRFLPNLCQVTLISDALNQRYRLRVSAAALRSVEHRGGLDAFLLKASETELSMRARLLRRQIVKKTAEAAVAA; from the coding sequence ATGTCCCGCGTGTGCGAATTGACCGGCAAGGCCGTCCTGACTGGTAACAATGTCAGCCATGCCAACAACAAGACCAAGCGCCGGTTCCTGCCGAACCTGTGCCAGGTCACGCTGATTTCCGACGCTCTCAACCAGCGTTACCGTCTTCGCGTTTCGGCTGCCGCCCTTCGCTCGGTCGAGCATCGCGGTGGCCTCGATGCCTTCCTGCTCAAGGCCAGCGAAACCGAGCTGTCGATGCGCGCGCGCCTGCTGCGCCGCCAGATCGTCAAGAAGACCGCCGAAGCGGCTGTTGCTGCCTAA